One genomic segment of uncultured Desulfobacter sp. includes these proteins:
- a CDS encoding diguanylate cyclase — translation MESTILLVDDQPNNIKVLLSFFKMHDFKTRVADSGERALQILERFQPSIILMDIMMPSLDGFETCRRIKRNKMLHEIPVIFMTALDNVEDKIAGFEAGGVDYITKPFHQAEVLARVKLHIDLRKKNIALQKSEKQIRMIVENAPISIHELNLQGRIISMNTAGLKMIGAASEEEILGMDYKTIIDETETLRVNRIFDKAYEGNVCQFEFKARGKKNPIFSARLVPIKNKQGNIERLLGISEDITEQKKAEEKIRQMAFLDVLTQLPNRRLLEDRIKKIKAQSERTANHNALIYIDLDNFKPLNDTWGHKAGDLLLIEVAKRLTHVVRKMDTVSRLGGDEFVILLTILDKESRQAVTQATQVSEKILAAVSKPYEISLDQDGGKVAHIKHICTASIGVAVFAGNEIAGPDEILKWADEAMYKAKNAGKNTIRFYKKI, via the coding sequence ATGGAGTCGACAATTCTTTTGGTGGATGATCAGCCGAATAATATTAAGGTATTGCTTTCTTTTTTTAAAATGCACGATTTCAAAACCCGTGTAGCAGATTCCGGTGAACGGGCCCTGCAGATTCTGGAGCGGTTTCAGCCGAGCATTATTCTCATGGATATCATGATGCCCAGTTTGGACGGCTTTGAAACCTGTCGGCGAATCAAACGCAATAAAATGCTCCATGAAATCCCTGTAATATTCATGACCGCTCTCGACAACGTCGAAGATAAAATAGCCGGTTTTGAAGCGGGAGGAGTTGACTATATTACCAAGCCCTTCCATCAGGCAGAAGTGCTTGCAAGGGTCAAATTGCATATTGATCTGAGAAAAAAAAATATTGCCCTGCAAAAGAGTGAAAAACAGATTCGTATGATTGTAGAAAATGCACCAATCAGCATTCATGAATTGAATCTGCAGGGGAGAATTATTTCTATGAACACGGCTGGGTTAAAAATGATCGGGGCGGCCAGCGAAGAAGAAATTCTTGGAATGGACTACAAGACAATCATTGATGAAACGGAAACGTTGCGTGTGAACCGCATTTTTGACAAAGCATACGAGGGCAACGTTTGTCAATTTGAATTTAAGGCAAGAGGAAAAAAGAACCCGATCTTCAGTGCACGGCTCGTCCCGATCAAAAACAAACAGGGCAATATAGAACGATTGCTTGGCATTTCTGAAGATATTACCGAACAGAAAAAAGCAGAAGAAAAAATCCGGCAAATGGCGTTTTTAGACGTCTTAACGCAGCTTCCCAACCGTCGCCTGCTTGAGGATCGTATTAAAAAAATCAAAGCACAAAGTGAAAGAACGGCAAACCACAATGCCCTGATATATATTGATCTCGATAATTTCAAACCGTTAAATGATACATGGGGCCATAAGGCCGGAGATCTGTTGCTGATTGAAGTCGCAAAACGCCTTACACATGTGGTACGGAAGATGGATACGGTTTCACGTCTTGGTGGTGATGAATTCGTTATCCTGCTCACTATTCTGGACAAAGAAAGCCGGCAGGCAGTAACACAGGCAACCCAGGTGTCTGAAAAGATTCTTGCCGCTGTTTCCAAACCTTACGAGATAAGCCTTGACCAGGATGGGGGCAAGGTAGCCCATATTAAGCATATTTGTACGGCCAGTATTGGTGTCGCTGTTTTTGCAGGTAATGAAATTGCAGGTCCTGATGAAATTCTTAAATGGGCAGACGAAGCAATGTATAAAGCCAAAAATGCCGGTAAAAACACCATCAGGTTTTACAAAAAGATATAA
- a CDS encoding transporter substrate-binding domain-containing protein, whose amino-acid sequence MEIINTVVGAKCKSKKQIKLVCFILVLFQIFFCSGVVFAQHADNEVAERLGLTPEEKNYLQEKKVLRMPTHKNWKPFNFIENSIPQGYLIDLAQMLADSIGVKIEFIQGYVWAEHMQMLKDGDVDIVGNMVQSEERQKTYLFSRKKTLSMLTGLASFKQYTRINEIGNGTLGVQKGSVFDRFFKKHYPYQNVTYYLNLQELFKALVNREIDAFIENYSVVNYLINTSYLFEKNLGVYLLEDENKLDLTMHFAVSKNEPTLFSIINKAYDAIGQEDLDNLKLKWEMIPKKKNCLDFTIEEKAWIKQHPQVKVGTYHVPPYIYVEFGEPKGYLVDIVRQVFERANLTPKFTETLPLKTQLEMLRTNKIDVGVGFIKTGAREKFLHYTKTPMDLQIGIFTRNDGPEYINEKSLNGLTIASYHGYGLAEKYMKKYQDIKIVNADGADGMMKLVSQGRADVALQEVTSASFMIFRSNYNNLVLKGYLPDKIQISTMVTGKNQPLLKSILEKSYQAIPFSQLYALHEKWLGADFSAEQKMMTREELAFLNNKKTFTVCDYNDMYPISGVQNGQLIGVMGDYYNEIAAHLNVKFKAIPTSNREELSRKVAGGKCDFVSVIPADRPPFPAIKRSDQFAGSIYLSMGNLKSIFFDQDSDFEGHTFIVRCESFKQALKKAYPDLDIEVSSDMDRILEKLSFDENVHYVAPKPILDRIIQKYGYQKFKINGLFEKAEIKYALGVHDKNPLLLSIINKTIATIPTDLTTRIFDKYELRGFRIEKNYNIYFLYIVTALLILMLVALFVIYHLKKQHKIIEAEKARFETLMQNASDGILIIDKDATILDSNIKIQQMLGYTADEMKTLKLYDINRFHKKSWIIKTLHSIITGNRQVEVKAEYTRKDGSTFPVGITATPVVLDNQNCSYSSIRDISEQVEKEKALTDSEFRWKFAIEGSRDGLWDWNVKTSEVYFSPQWKKMLGFKEHEIQGTLEEWKKLIHPEDMPQIRQDITEHFEGRTQIFINRHRVRTKAGNYKWILDRGVIVSRDEQGNPERMLGTHTDISRQKETEEKLKAAMIEAQEANRGKSVFLSNMSHELRTPLNAILGYTQIFADDKTLTEKQLSGIQTMQNAGEHLLMLINDMLDLSKIEAGKLEIQPNEIELKAFITHLYDFIKVRSDSKNIEFYHEISQHLPDIIIGDELRMRQILLNLLSNAVKFTDKGYCSFQVNGETVSEGKTKLNFIVEDSGPGIDKSQQKIVFEPFRQAGERLKYSEGTGLGLTVSRNLIELMGGELILTSPIHDKNESDFGPGTRFTFSIVVASEYREMLQKCEPGILYSFPDIMPGSKKILIVDDQFSNRVVLKDTLEPFGFVVSEAKDGGQALSVCKEVQPDLVFMDLRMPGVDGFMGVKLLSEDERCAKIPVIAITASMAGEDYLKEKCYASGFDGFLPKPFVKQDLIQMVADILNLSLKCHIEALESDEDIVAPPQEVLEQLWNYLLDGNLDAISDTAQEIETTESGRYREFSKRLQELTNDIQFNGIERLLDQYLKK is encoded by the coding sequence ATGGAAATAATAAATACAGTTGTTGGCGCAAAATGCAAATCTAAAAAACAGATTAAACTGGTGTGTTTTATTCTTGTTTTGTTTCAAATATTTTTCTGTTCAGGGGTTGTATTTGCACAACATGCAGACAATGAGGTTGCAGAAAGGCTGGGGCTGACCCCTGAGGAAAAAAACTATCTTCAGGAAAAAAAAGTGCTGCGAATGCCGACCCATAAAAACTGGAAGCCCTTTAATTTTATAGAAAATTCAATACCGCAAGGGTACCTGATAGATCTTGCGCAAATGCTTGCTGACAGTATAGGTGTAAAAATTGAGTTTATTCAGGGGTATGTCTGGGCTGAGCATATGCAGATGTTAAAAGACGGTGACGTTGACATCGTCGGCAACATGGTGCAGAGCGAGGAGCGACAAAAAACTTATCTCTTCAGCCGCAAAAAAACCCTGAGCATGTTGACGGGACTGGCCAGCTTTAAACAGTATACCCGTATTAACGAAATCGGAAACGGCACTCTTGGCGTGCAAAAGGGTTCTGTCTTCGACCGCTTTTTTAAAAAGCATTATCCGTATCAGAATGTAACATACTATTTAAATCTTCAAGAACTTTTCAAAGCGCTGGTAAATCGCGAAATTGATGCCTTTATCGAAAATTATTCTGTTGTAAACTACCTTATCAATACGTCTTATCTTTTTGAAAAAAACCTTGGCGTCTATCTGCTTGAAGACGAGAACAAGCTTGATCTTACCATGCATTTTGCCGTCAGTAAAAATGAGCCAACGCTTTTTTCTATTATTAACAAAGCATACGACGCCATTGGCCAGGAAGATTTGGATAATCTAAAATTAAAATGGGAAATGATCCCAAAAAAGAAAAACTGTCTCGACTTTACCATTGAGGAAAAAGCGTGGATTAAGCAACATCCCCAAGTCAAAGTAGGCACTTACCATGTTCCACCCTATATCTATGTGGAGTTTGGAGAACCCAAAGGTTATTTGGTTGATATTGTCAGGCAAGTATTTGAACGTGCAAACCTAACCCCTAAATTTACCGAAACACTCCCGCTGAAGACCCAACTTGAAATGTTGCGGACAAACAAGATTGATGTCGGTGTTGGTTTTATTAAAACAGGAGCAAGAGAAAAATTTTTACATTACACCAAGACGCCGATGGATCTTCAAATTGGTATCTTTACCCGGAATGACGGACCGGAATATATTAATGAAAAGAGTCTTAATGGTCTAACCATCGCTTCATATCATGGCTATGGTCTTGCTGAAAAGTATATGAAAAAATACCAGGATATAAAAATTGTCAACGCAGACGGTGCAGACGGCATGATGAAACTGGTTTCACAGGGAAGAGCTGACGTTGCGCTTCAAGAGGTGACAAGTGCGAGTTTTATGATATTTCGAAGCAATTACAACAACCTTGTCCTAAAAGGGTATCTTCCGGATAAGATTCAGATCAGTACCATGGTTACCGGTAAAAATCAGCCACTGCTCAAATCTATCCTGGAAAAATCATATCAGGCCATTCCATTCAGCCAGCTCTATGCCCTTCACGAAAAATGGCTTGGTGCAGACTTTTCGGCAGAACAAAAAATGATGACCAGAGAAGAGCTCGCGTTTTTAAACAACAAAAAAACGTTTACCGTTTGTGACTATAACGATATGTACCCCATATCAGGGGTTCAAAATGGACAACTGATCGGCGTTATGGGAGACTATTATAATGAAATCGCTGCACACCTGAACGTAAAATTTAAAGCGATCCCAACAAGTAATAGAGAAGAACTCAGCCGGAAAGTGGCCGGCGGTAAATGTGATTTTGTCTCTGTAATCCCAGCAGATCGACCGCCTTTTCCCGCAATCAAGAGATCTGACCAATTTGCCGGAAGTATTTATCTTTCCATGGGCAATCTGAAAAGTATTTTTTTTGATCAGGACAGCGATTTTGAAGGTCATACCTTTATTGTCCGTTGTGAATCCTTCAAACAGGCGCTAAAAAAAGCATATCCGGATCTTGACATCGAAGTAAGTTCCGATATGGATCGTATTCTTGAAAAACTCAGCTTCGATGAAAATGTCCACTATGTAGCGCCTAAACCAATTCTTGACAGAATTATTCAAAAATACGGTTATCAGAAATTTAAAATAAACGGTTTATTTGAAAAAGCTGAAATAAAATATGCACTGGGAGTGCATGATAAAAACCCGCTGCTGCTGTCCATAATAAATAAAACCATCGCAACGATTCCGACGGATTTAACAACCCGAATTTTTGATAAATATGAGCTCCGTGGATTTCGTATCGAAAAAAATTACAACATATATTTTCTTTACATCGTAACCGCATTGCTCATTTTAATGCTTGTGGCGCTGTTCGTCATCTACCACCTAAAAAAGCAACACAAAATTATAGAAGCTGAAAAAGCAAGATTTGAAACGCTTATGCAGAATGCCTCTGATGGTATCCTGATTATTGACAAAGATGCAACCATCCTTGATTCAAACATAAAAATACAACAGATGCTGGGTTACACCGCAGATGAGATGAAAACACTTAAACTTTATGACATCAACAGATTTCATAAAAAAAGCTGGATAATCAAAACGCTGCATTCCATAATCACGGGAAACAGGCAGGTCGAGGTCAAGGCAGAATACACCCGGAAAGATGGTTCTACATTTCCGGTGGGTATAACCGCAACTCCTGTTGTGTTGGATAATCAGAACTGTAGCTACAGCTCCATCAGAGACATCAGCGAGCAGGTTGAAAAAGAAAAGGCCTTGACAGACAGTGAATTTCGCTGGAAATTTGCCATCGAAGGCAGCCGGGATGGTTTGTGGGACTGGAATGTGAAGACGTCGGAGGTCTATTTTTCACCACAATGGAAAAAGATGTTAGGCTTTAAAGAACATGAAATCCAAGGAACCCTTGAAGAATGGAAAAAGTTGATTCACCCTGAAGATATGCCACAGATAAGGCAGGACATCACAGAGCACTTTGAGGGAAGAACACAAATTTTTATCAATCGTCACAGAGTCCGGACCAAAGCCGGCAATTATAAATGGATTCTCGACAGGGGTGTTATCGTTTCAAGAGACGAACAAGGCAACCCCGAGCGTATGCTTGGCACACACACCGATATCAGCCGGCAAAAAGAGACTGAGGAAAAACTTAAGGCCGCTATGATTGAGGCACAGGAAGCCAATCGCGGTAAGTCTGTTTTTCTATCCAATATGTCCCATGAGCTTCGGACACCGTTAAACGCCATACTGGGGTACACACAAATTTTTGCCGATGATAAAACACTGACGGAAAAGCAACTCTCCGGTATTCAAACGATGCAAAATGCCGGAGAACATCTGCTGATGCTGATCAACGACATGCTTGACCTGTCTAAAATAGAAGCCGGAAAGTTGGAAATTCAACCAAATGAAATAGAACTCAAGGCGTTTATTACCCATCTTTATGATTTCATAAAAGTGCGCAGTGACAGTAAAAACATTGAATTTTATCATGAAATCAGCCAACACCTGCCGGACATTATTATCGGTGATGAATTGAGGATGCGGCAGATTTTACTTAACCTTCTTTCAAATGCCGTCAAGTTTACCGACAAAGGATACTGTTCATTCCAGGTCAACGGAGAAACCGTGAGCGAAGGGAAAACGAAACTCAACTTCATCGTGGAAGACTCAGGACCGGGAATCGATAAATCACAGCAGAAAATCGTATTTGAGCCGTTTAGACAGGCTGGAGAGCGTTTAAAATATTCCGAAGGAACCGGCCTTGGCTTGACTGTCAGCCGTAATCTGATCGAGCTTATGGGAGGCGAGCTTATCCTTACAAGCCCGATACACGACAAAAACGAATCCGACTTTGGTCCCGGCACCCGTTTCACTTTCAGCATTGTCGTTGCTTCAGAATATCGGGAAATGCTGCAAAAATGTGAACCCGGTATTTTATACAGTTTTCCCGACATAATGCCGGGATCAAAGAAGATACTCATTGTAGACGACCAGTTCAGTAATCGTGTTGTGTTAAAAGACACGCTTGAACCTTTTGGGTTTGTCGTTTCAGAGGCCAAAGATGGAGGGCAAGCTTTATCAGTATGTAAAGAAGTGCAACCGGATCTTGTGTTTATGGATCTGCGAATGCCGGGTGTTGACGGATTTATGGGCGTCAAGTTGCTCAGCGAGGATGAACGATGCGCTAAAATACCCGTTATTGCAATTACTGCTTCCATGGCAGGTGAGGACTATCTTAAAGAGAAATGCTACGCGTCCGGTTTTGACGGATTTTTGCCAAAACCGTTTGTGAAGCAGGACTTAATTCAGATGGTTGCCGACATTTTGAATCTCTCTCTCAAATGTCATATAGAAGCACTGGAAAGCGATGAAGATATCGTTGCACCACCACAGGAAGTATTAGAGCAACTGTGGAATTATTTGCTTGATGGTAATCTTGATGCGATTTCCGACACGGCCCAGGAGATCGAAACAACAGAATCCGGGCGTTATAGAGAATTCTCAAAGCGGTTACAGGAACTTACAAACGATATCCAGTTCAATGGGATTGAGCGGTTGTTGGATCAATATTTGAAGAAATAA